The Plasmodium yoelii strain 17X genome assembly, chromosome: 1 genome contains a region encoding:
- a CDS encoding MYND-type zinc finger protein, putative: protein MEIKDIEFFEYVNNLKNIELLDMFSTKWFECHKNVVLINVYLHNNNELIDVVGDDKMSHILTKFEVLLRELITTYFIRFLNFEEKIKKNNKKTLQIDELKNKNIDTENSHNHIYDYISLYHEMAVLNIFELILLSDHIYEQIDTYIINLFAYIYSNLVSFLKTSSDEYFVKPITELPISEILKEENDKTHNIDRLKIYINVINTLRNIIDRIHLLNNTIVNKIVDYDILLILIPLIEKKPWKHDNYIFEQNEWIKNEDNAMATVEKQLWIILYTLILNSICQEKYEMTNYRRNNILKLRKYMNENLYEQLPPMKTLHTFIEHLYISKSVFPENKNSYLIIDVVPEIFDEIKNDILKNKKQVLSMLNNITISKEVLGSISEVYLSVYEFDHQIKKSKKKTKEINPIDTNHGEKEKPIDNQYTCNSCKEMAELQCSQCKQAYYCSKECQMKDWFSHREVCSSYT from the exons ATGGAGATAAAGGATATAGAATTTTTCGAGTATGTCAATAATTTAAAGAATATAGAATTGCTGGATATGTTTTCTACTAA atgGTTTGAATGTCATAAAAATGTAGTTTTGATTAATGTATActtacataataataatgaattaataGATGTTGTTGGTGATGATAAAATGAGTCATATTCTGACAAAG TTTGAAGTACTACTTAGAGAACTTATCACTACTTATTTTATTCGATTCTTAAATTTcgaagaaaaaattaaaaaaaataacaaaaaaacatTACAAAtagatgaattaaaaaataaaaatatagatacaGAAAATTCCCATAACCATATTTATGACTATATATCA CTTTATCATGAAATGGCCGTTTTAAACATATTTGAGTTAATCTTACTTTCTGATcatatatatgaacaaatagacacatatataattaatctCTTTGCTTATATTTATTCCAATTTAGTATCTTTCCTTAAAac GAGCTCTGATGAATATTTTGTCAAACCAATCACTGAATTGCCTATATCTGAA ATATTAAAGGAAGAAAACGATAAAACACACAATATCGATAgactaaaaatatatataaatgtaataaataCATTGCGCAACATTATTGATAGAATCCATTTATTAAACAATACAATCGTTAATAAAATTGTGGATTatg ataTTTTGCTAATATTAATTCCTCTTATTGAGAAAAAACCTTGGAAACatgataattatatttttgaacaGAAtga GTggataaaaaatgaagataacGCAATGGCAACTGTTGAAAAACAA TTGTGGATTATTTTGTATACCTTAATACTCAATAGTATTTGCCAAgaaaa GTATGAAATGACCAATTATAGAAGGAATAACATTTTGAag CTCAGGAAATACATGAACGAAAATTTATACGAACAGCTACCTCCCATGAAAACGCTCCATACATTTATAGAG catttatatatatcaaaaagtGTTTTTcctgaaaataaaaattcctATCTAATCATTGATGTg GTTCCAGAAATAtttgatgaaataaaaaatgatatactaaaaaataaaaaacaagtATTATCCatgttaaataatattacaaTTTCAAAGGAAGTATTAGGAAGCATTTCAGAGGTTTATCTTTCTGTCTATGAATTTGATCACCAAATAAAAa agtcaaaaaaaaaaacgaaagaAATAAATCCCATCGATACAAATCATggtgaaaaagaaaaacctATCGATAATCAGTACACTTGCAACAGTTGCAAAGAAATG gcTGAATTACAATGCTCACAATGCAAGCAAGCATACTATTGCTCAAAAGAGTGTCAA ATGAAGGACTGGTTCAGCCATAGAGAAGTCTGCTCAAGTTACACATGA
- a CDS encoding translation initiation factor IF-2 — MSKNKKGKKKEDLDAILAELGIEEKREDQINENEGGEEKAENTQISKSKKRKEKLKQKKEQIKLKENDDTPIAQTEAVKEEDAKDGEKDGEKDGEQDGENNEAAKGKKKKKKKKEKESKAETGISAAAKAAAERLRLLKEFEEKQKEEERKKREEEEERIRKEEEEKEKKRLARLEKKMQLKKEGKLLSAKAKEEKKKRELYLQTLKESGMLIEPKEKAKAEIINLDINKAKLLLKKKKNKQISSGINNQNSDDKNKDDENKEDKNKDNENKEEEKEIVLDDWEDFLNMDNEEKKKTEKNDIDQNTKENKQTQIVKKSSINDKKGKKQKNNKNGEYNEDKDNEKTKDEEDIYRSSIVCILGHVDTGKTKLLDKLRHTNVQDNEAGGITQQIGATFFPKDVLDKEIKKIDKTIKCLSKGIMIIDTPGHESFYNLRKRGSSLCDIAILVIDLMHGLEQQTKESIQILKQRNCPFVIALNKIDRLYMWEKNDWEPFNDTFKNQKEYVKEEFKNRLQTILNELSEQGLNCQLYWENKNPRKFVSIVPTSAITGEGIADLIMVLVKLTQSFMLKNIEYNNKLECTVLEVKNIEGLGTTIDVILTNGVLKESDTLVLCGMNGPIVTVARALLTPQPLKELRIKNEYIHHKSIKACIGVKISANGLEEVLCGTSLFVANNNDEIEEYKKKVMTDVSDVFNHVDKSGVGLYVMASTLGSLEALLIFLNDSKIPVFSVNIGTVQKKDVKKASIMREKGKPEYAVILAFDVKIDPEAEKEAQILGVEIMQKDIIYHLFDAFTAYLKKIEDEKKQSKMADAIFPCEVSIINDCVFNKKDPIVVGVKIEAGILKIGTPLYIPEKNLKIGNVVSIESNKKSCNKAKKGEEVCVKIAGEPNVTYGRHFDFNQKIYSKITRESIDVLKQYFRNELTMDDWRLVVHLKKILNIL, encoded by the coding sequence atgagcaaaaataaaaaaggaaaaaagaaGGAAGATTTAGATGCTATTTTAGCAGAATTAGGAATTGAAGAAAAAAGAGAAGATcaaattaatgaaaatgaaggAGGAGAAGAAAAAGCTGAAAATACACAAATAtcaaaatcaaaaaaaagaaaagaaaaattaaaacaaaaaaaagaacaaataaaattaaaagaaaatgatgatacACCAATAGCACAAACAGAAGCTGTTAAAGAAGAAGATGCGAAAGATGGCGAAAAAGATGGCGAAAAAGATGGAGAACAAGATggtgaaaataatgaagcagctaaagggaaaaaaaaaaaaaaaaaaaaaaaagagaaagaaTCAAAAGCAGAAACTGGTATATCAGCAGCAGCAAAAGCAGCTGCTGAAAGATTAAGGCTTCTAAAAGAATTTGaggaaaaacaaaaagaagaagaacgaaaaaaaagagaagaaGAAGAGGAACGAATTAgaaaagaagaagaagaaaaagaaaaaaaaagattagcaagattagaaaaaaaaatgcaattaaaaaaagaaggaAAATTATTAAGTGCAAAAgctaaagaagaaaaaaaaaaaagagaattaTATTTACAAACATTAAAAGAATCAGGAATGTTAATAGAACCTAAAGAAAAAGCAAAAGCAGAAATTATAAATctagatataaataaagctaagttattattaaaaaaaaaaaaaaataaacaaatatcaAGCGGtataaataatcaaaatagtgatgataaaaataaagatgacgaaaataaagaagacaaaaataaagataacgaaaataaagaagaagaaaaagaaatcgTTTTAGATGATTGGGaagattttttaaatatggataatgaagaaaaaaaaaaaacagaaaaaaatgatatcgATCAAAAcacaaaagaaaataaacaaactcagattgtgaaaaaaagttctataaatgataaaaaaggaaaaaaacaaaaaaataataaaaatggagaatataatgaagataaagataatgaaaaaacaaaagatgAAGAAGATATATATCGATCATCTATTGTTTGTATTCTTGGTCATGTAGATACAGGAAAAACGAAATTATTAGATAAACTTAGACACACGAATGTACAAGATAATGAAGCAGGAGGTATTACTCAACAAATTGGAGCAACATTTTTTCCAAAAGATGTTTtagataaagaaataaaaaaaatagataaaacAATTAAATGTTTATCAAAAGGTATTATGATTATAGATACACCAGGTCATGAatctttttataatttaagaAAAAGAGGATCTTCTTTATGTGATATtgcaatattagttattgatCTAATGCATGGGTTAGAACAACAAACAAAAGAATCTATTCAAATTTTGAAACAAAGAAATTGTCCATTTGTAATtgcattaaataaaatagatagATTATATATGtgggaaaaaaatgattgGGAACCTTTTAATGATACATTTAAAAATCAAAAAGAATATGTAAAAGAAGAGTTTAAGAATAGATTACAAACTATATTAAATGAATTATCAGAACAAGGATTAAATTGTCAATTATAttgggaaaataaaaatccgAGAAAATTTGTATCTATAGTTCCGACCAGTGCTATAACAGGGGAAGGTATAGCAGATCTAATTATGGTCTTAGTTAAATTAACTCAAAGttttatgttaaaaaatattgaatataataataaattagaaTGTACTGTTTTAGaagttaaaaatattgaagGTTTAGGAACAACAATAGATgtaatattaacaaatggGGTCTTAAAAGAATCAGATACTCTTGTTTTATGTGGAATGAATGGTCCTATAGTAACAGTAGCTAGAGCATTGTTAACTCCCCAACCTTTAAAAGAgttaagaataaaaaatgaatatattcaTCATAAAAGTATTAAAGCATGTATTGGAGTTAAAATATCAGCAAATGGTTTGGAAGAGGTTTTATGTGGTACATCTTTATTTGTAgctaataataatgatgaaatcgaagaatataaaaaaaaagttatgaCAGATGTATCAGATGTTTTTAATCATGTTGATAAATCCGGTGTTGGTTTATATGTTATGGCTAGTACATTAGGTTCTTTAGAAGctttacttatatttttaaatgattcCAAAATTCCTGTTTTTTCAGTAAATATTGGAACTGTTCAAAAAAAAGATGTAAAAAAAGCTAGTATTATGAGAGAAAAAGGAAAACCAGAATATGCAGTTATATTAGCATTTGATGTTAAAATAGATCCAGAAGCAGAAAAAGAAGCACAAATATTAGGTGTtgaaattatgcaaaaagatattatatatcatttatttgaTGCATTTACTgcttatttaaaaaaaatagaagatgaaaaaaaacaaagtaAAATGGCTGATGCTATTTTTCCATGTGAAGTATCTATTATAAATGATTGtgtatttaataaaaaagatcCTATAGTTGTAGGTGTTAAGATTGAAGCtggaattttaaaaataggTACCCCTTTATATATACCAgaaaaaaacttaaaaattGGAAACGTTGTAAGTAttgaatcaaataaaaaaagttgtAATAAAGCAAAAAAAGGTGAAGAAGTTTGTGTAAAAATAGCTGGTGAACCAAATGTTACATATGGACGTCATTTTGATTTTAACCAAAAAATATACAGTAAAATTACGAGAGAAAGTATTGATgttttaaaacaatatttcagaAATGAACTTACAATGGATGATTGGCGATTAGTTGTGCATCTTAAAAAAATTCTGaacattttataa
- a CDS encoding glutaredoxin protein, whose product MNFITEADRANLEKSEGLKLFYTNSNQSKEYESHINVLKEIADDYEKIKIYVINMSSNNNSYGFEFYDDSKLLKGFTNCHIGAITSFLRKYMSSCNYGNGEMENDNENDEEKINKKIENLLKSNKIILFMKGSKTFPQCKFSNAVVFMLNSLKIKYNTYDILQDEDIRNKLKIYSNWPTYPQLYINTELIGGHDIIKSMYDTNELKEIIPSDCFEV is encoded by the coding sequence ATGAACTTTATAACGGAAGCAGATCGAGCTAATTTGGAAAAGTCTGAAGgactaaaattattttacacAAATTCAAATCAAAGCAAAGAATATGAATCACACATAAATGTTTTGAAGGAAATAGCTGatgattatgaaaaaataaaaatatatgttattaaCATGAgtagcaataataatagttatGGATTTGAATTTTATGATGAtagtaaattattaaaaggtTTTACAAATTGTCATATAGGAGCAATAACTTCatttttaagaaaatatatgTCATCATGTAACTATGGAAATGGTGAAATGgaaaatgataatgaaaatgatgaagaaaaaataaataaaaaaattgaaaactTATTAAAAAGTAATAAGATTATACTTTTTATGAAGGGAAGTAAAACATTTCCACAATGTAAATTTAGTAATGCTGTTGTTTTTATGTTAAATagcttaaaaattaaatataatacatatgaCATTTTACAAGATGAAGATATacgaaataaattaaaaatatattcaaattgGCCTACATATccacaattatatattaatactgAATTAATAGGTGGTCatgatattattaaaagCATGTACGATAcaaatgaattaaaagaaataatacCTTCAGATTGTTTCGAAGTATAA
- a CDS encoding coatomer alpha subunit, putative, with translation MLVKCETKSQRVKSISFHPKIELVLAGLHNGTIQLWDYRIGILINKFEEHDGPVRGICFHSVQPLFVSGADDYLIKVWNIHLKKCVFNLTGHLDYIRTVQFHPNYPWILSASDDQTIRIWNWQSRVCIAILTGHNHYVMSAEFHPIYDIIISGSLDKTIRVWDIKLLREKNVIHSNNNMNSNNGGISGMGSISEKPYGLDVSNSLLGINVDNGMNNHLMGSSFHHQNSNNNMFGASDAVCKFILDGHEKGINCCTFHHNLPIIASGSDDKLIKLWRYNDSKCWELDTLRGHFNNVSSLLFHKNNDDLLLSNSEDRTMRVWDITKRVCIHTFRRENDRFWVLAFKPNSNLIASGHDSGMVIFKFDKEKCPYDKNESSLFYCKNKQVIMYNIFTNEYMNLFPVKKNPNPMISNYYKLFVNNFCTTHIAIIFLYKEEDQLFYDLIICNDTNKCNQNNSQTFSNSPLGVFKSWIKRDNISANQTGSENDTGLNTESVNYIIKNKSCLYATFFSRNKYIFVEKKNVNIGHNNNNNSLYTINIHNFPDDNLYKRIEVPFKIEHLYSLNNNKIIICSENKIYLYDINLKTILNEMHHTDVIISVEIVKEYIAFVFKYNIVITTINLNHICTVHENIRIKTGTWDSCGNKNVFIYNTHTHLKYLLTNSEKGLIKYMNEPVYLFKVYNNKIYYINRKYNIISDKLNDTEYMFKLSLINNDEPMAYHYLEMYRNSQNKIENNNGKKSVYFSYNLIGYIKKKGFANLVLQMVSNNHIIFNMSIQLGNIENALKIAKKIDKKHIWEILSNHALLLGNYEIAEYSLQKIKAYDKLSFLYFFSGNIEKLKKMLSVSIFRKDFISTFLNSIYIGDIEQRINIFIQQGQYNLALLCSHLYNIPINLSEKEFGFDITNCNYIPTTSFYLSPPIPLIKIKENGEKSGDPNLTYWNSSYNWPVKVIESKQNYYYIDHENKIKKTNQMKYKEEIGNMDSNNDHLLINSQTYSNSRISKLDNTPNCNDNNYNNDDNNDDKNSSLGDNNDIWKDDLNDDDIDIDLPENHDNNLFNLGNNNKGGKIVKGENMILKHLKKNGKINDHIKAGNIQIALKLISKKYGIIDMKPFKQIIKNVYISTYAYITPIQNFIPLKIPININEYNLPEHVHNNINTTYITKNFLFNQVKKAHKLVTQGKFSSALSLFRNILYSMIFVNTNENEKELNEYLSMCTNYILAMRLEEERNATCNDDPRRSLELMAYFTSCSLQNSHLYLVLRRGMGLAWKAQNYITAGSFAKRLINGNYENIKGSDEEIIKAKKILIVCEQKSTEQYNIDYDPNDYNNIKICSMSLTKINPNEEIVTCPFCHSIAKKSFASKLCSNCIVAQLGIKALGFDFLNKNI, from the exons atgttagtaaAATGCGAAACTAAAAGTCAGCGTGTGAAAAGTATTTCATTCCATCCAAAAATTGAGCTAGTGTTAGCTGGATTACATAATGGAACAATACAATTATGGGATTATAGAATaggaatattaataaataaatttgaagAACATGATGGGCCTGTAAGAGGTATCTGTTTTCATTCTGTTCAACCTCTTTTTGTTAGTGGAGCTGatgattatttaataaaagttTGGAATATTCacttaaaaaaatgtgtttTTAATTTAACTGGGCATTTAGATTATATAAGAACAGTACAATTTCATCCTAACTATCCATGGATATTATCTGCATCTGATGATCAAACTATTCGTATATGGAATTGGCAAAGTAGAGTCTGCATAGCTATATTAACAGGTCATAATCATTATGTAATGTCTGCTGAATTTCATCCAATATATGATATAATTATATCAGGTAGTTTAGATAAAACTATAAGAGTATGggatattaaattattacgtgaaaaaaatgtaatacattctaataacaatatgaatagtaataatggtgGTATATCTGGAATGGGTTCTATTTCAGAAAAACCATATGGTCTTGATGTATCTAATAGTTTATTAGGTATTAATGTAGATAATGGAAtgaataatcatttgatGGGATCATCTTTTCATCAtcaaaatagtaataataatatgtttgGAGCTTCTGATGCTGTTTGTAAGTTTATATTAGATGGACATGAAAAAGGAATAAATTGTTGTACATTTCATCATAATTTACCTATTATTGCATCTGGTTCAGatgataaattaataaaattgtgGAGATATAATGATAGTAAATGTTGGGAATTAGATACACTAAGAGGGCATTTTAATAATGTTTCAAGTTTgttatttcataaaaataatgatgatttattattaagTAATAGTGAAGATAGAACAATGCGTGTTTGGGATATAACAAAAAGAGTTTGTATTCATACATTTAGAAGAGAAAATGATCGTTTTTGGGTTCTAGCATTTAAACCTAATTCTAATTTGATTGCATCTGGACATGATAGTGGAAtggttatttttaaatttgataaagaaaaatgtccatatgataaaaatgagagTTCACTTTtttattgtaaaaataaacaagttattatgtataatatatttacaaatgaatatatgaatttgtttccagtaaaaaaaaatccaaaTCCTATGATTtctaattattataaattatttgttaataatttttgtacAACACATATTgctatcatatttttatataaagaagaaGATCAACttttttatgatttaataatttgtaatgatacaaataaatgtaatcaaaataattcaCAAACATTTTCAAATTCACCATTAGGTGTATTCAAATCTTGGATTAAACGAGATAATATATCAGCAAATCAAACAGGTAGCGAAAATGATACAGGACTTAATACAGAATctgttaattatataattaaaaataaaagttgtTTATATGCTACTTTTTTTTctagaaataaatatatttttgtcgaaaaaaaaaatgtaaatattggacataataataataacaattctttatatacaataaatatacataattttccAGATGATAATTTATACAAACGAATAGAAGTGCCTTTTAAAATAGAACatctatattcattaaataataataaaattattatatgttcagaaaataaaatatatttatatgacataaatttaaaaacaatactAAATGAAATGCATCATACAGATGTAATTATATCTGTCGAAATTGTTAAGGAATATATCGCATTTGTGTTTAAATATAACATTGTAATTACTACTATAAATTTGAATCATATATGTACAGTACATGAgaatataagaataaaaacaGGAACATGGGATAGTTgtggaaataaaaatgtttttatatataatacacatactcatttaaaatatcttttaacaaatagtgaaaaagggttaataaaatatatgaatgaacctgtttatttatttaaagtttataataataaaatatattatataaatagaaaatataatataattagtgataaattaaatgatacagaatatatgtttaaattatctctaattaataatgatgaacCAATGGCTTATCACTATTTAGAAATGTATCGAAATtctcaaaataaaattgaaaataataatggaaaaaaGAGTGTTTATTTTAGTTATAATTTAATtggatatattaaaaaaaaagggtTTGCAAATTTAGTTCTTCAAATGGTTAGTAAcaatcatataatttttaacatGTCTATACAATTAGGAAATATTGAAAATGCATTAaaaattgcaaaaaaaattgataaaaaacatatttggGAAATTTTAAGTAATCATGCATTATTGTTAGGAAATTATGAAATAGCAGAATATTcattacaaaaaattaaagcatatgataagttatcatttttatatttttttagtggaaatatagaaaaattaaaaaaaatgttatcaGTTTCAATATTCCGTAAAGATTTTATATCAACATTTCTaaattctatatatattggAGATATAGAACaaagaataaatatatttatacaacaGGGTCAATATAATTTAGCTTTATTATGTTCACATCTTTATAACATTCCCATTAATTTATCAGAAAAGGAATTTGGTTTTGATATCACTAATTGCAATTATATTCCTACGAcatctttttatttatccCCCCCTATAcctttaattaaaattaaggaaaatggagaaaaaaGTGGAGACCCCAATTTAACTTATTGGAATAGTTCATATAATTGGCCAGTTAAGGTTATAGAAAgcaaacaaaattattattatattgatcatgaaaataaaataaaaaaaacgaaccaaatgaaatataaagaagaaatagGAAATATGGATTCAAATAATgatcatttattaattaacAGCCAAACGTATAGTAATAGTCGAATAAGCAAACTTGACAATACTCCAAAttgtaatgataataattataataatgatgataataatgatgataaaaatagtagTCTTGGTGATAACAATGATATTTGGAAAGATGATTTAAACGATGATGATATAGATATCGATTTACCAGAAAATcatgataataatttatttaatttgggtaataataataaaggtGGAAAAATAGTTAAGGGggaaaatatgatattaaaacatttaaaaaaaaatggtaaaattAATGATCATATAAAAGCAGGAAATATACAAATTgctttaaaattaatttcaaaaaaatatggaattatagatatgaaaccatttaaacaaattataaaaaatgtttatatttctacatatgcatatataacaCCTATTCAAAATTTTATTCCTTTAAAAATtccaataaatattaatgaatataatttacCTGAACATgttcataataatataaatacaacatatattactaaaaatttCCTTTTTAATCAAGTAAAAAAAGCACATAAATTAGTAACTCAAGGAAAATTCTCATCAGCTTTATCTTTGTttagaaatattttatatagtatgatttttgttaatacaaatgaaaatgaaaaggaATTAAATGAATATCTTAGTATGTgtacaaattatattttggcTATGAGATTAGAAGAAGAAAGAAATGCTACTTGTAATGATGATCCACGACGAAGTTTAGAATTGATGGCATATTTTACATCTTGTTCTTTACAAAATTCACATCTTTATCTTGTTCTTAGAAGAGGAATGGGTTTAGCATGGAAAGctcaaaattatattacagCTGGCTCG TTTGCTAAACGATTAATAAATGGAAATTATGAAAACATAAAAGGGTCAGACGAAGAAATCataaaagcaaaaaaaatattaattgtTTGTGAACAGAAAAGCACAGAACAGTATAATATAGATTACGACCCGAACGACTACA acaatatcaaaatatgTAGCATGAGTCTCACTAAAATTAATCCGAATGAGGAAATTGTTACATGCCCCTTTTGCCATTCCATTGCAAAAAAAAGTTTTGCATCCAAGTTGTGTTCTAATTGTATAGTTGCCCAATTAGGAATAAAA GCTCTTggatttgattttttaaataaaaatatttaa
- a CDS encoding RING zinc finger protein, putative, translating into MNEYMDEVNNDDSYIEMSSTEDVLFQYFAKLLYLLIFSCIGCLLMIIIYYFKVPCKECDFMNRILVICILIKSIGHLNLSLIRIKRREEIENSEEFKYIIKKILRLFNLLTILLVTASLYLLHFYKNVCSKNTISMQIIRIYYYFTIALYFLPLLFYICLGLFLSIIICIMIYFSVDENDRIPTPKNVINKLKVVKYKDIDYVHKKNINQKKKKKKKFIKNSSLELIFDKVTKVIRNKGNTTKAKQNIQSSFENNIDNQKDDSNSCFSDIHLNEISKPLKQDTQNGYTKSDNNLDDMYSQDDQVKFTNEEILPDNDENINKFNKQTNENEDMCSICMVDYMENDNIMIMPCDKRHFFHSNCLSKWLNKSQVCPICRTNIVTCLNSKTDMV; encoded by the exons atgaATGAATATATGGATGAAGTAAATAATGATG ATAGCTACATCGAAATGAGTAGCACAGAAGATGTTCTGTTTCAGTATTTTGCAAaactattatatttattgataTTTAGTTGTATAGGATGtttattaatgattataatttACTATTTTAAGGTCCCTTGCAAAGAATGTGATTTTATGAATCGAATATTAGTTATATGTATATTGATTAAAAGTATAGGACATTTAAATTTGAGTTTGATTAGAATAAAAAGAAGAGAAGAAATTGAAAATTCTGAAgagtttaaatatattataaaaaaaatattaagattatttaatttattaacaattttattaGTAACAGcatctttatatttattacacttttataaaaatgtttgttctaaaaatacaatatcaatgcaaattataagaatatattattattttactatagcactttattttttaccattattattttatatatgtctTGGATTATTTTTGTCAAtcattatatgtattatgatatatttttcagtAGATGAAAATGATAGAATTCCAACtccaaaaaatgttattaataaattaaaagttgtgaaatataaagatattgattatgttcataaaaaaaatataaatcaaaaaaaaaaaaaaaaaaaaaaatttattaaaaattcatcACTTGAATTGATATTTGACAAAGTAACAAAAGTTATTAGAAATAAAGGAAATACAACCAAAGCTAAACAAAATATTCAATCAAGTttcgaaaataatattgataatCAAAAAGATGATAGCAACTCTTGTTTTTCTGATATACATTTGAACGAAATATCTAAACCTCTCAAACAGGATACACAAAATGGCTACACAAAAAGTGATAACAATTTAGATGACATGTACAGTCAAGATGATCAAGTTAAATTTACGAATGAAGAGATATTACCagataatgatgaaaatataaacaaatttaataagCAAACAAACGAAAACGAAGATATGTGCTCTATATGCATGGTTGATTATAtggaaaatgataatattatgATCATGCCATGTGATAAacgtcatttttttcattctaATTGTTTATCAAAATGGTTAAATAAAAGTCAAGTATGCCCTATTTGTAGAACCAATATTGTTACTTGCCTTAATTCAAAAACAGATATGGTTTAA